A genome region from Desulfovibrio sp. X2 includes the following:
- a CDS encoding tyrosine-type recombinase/integrase, protein MELARGKKRSLRTKDRTEAERRFKLLQREIAMGKLVVMERGTTKTLKEFRDEYVEWAENGGQTHATSRMNRMALDMLIDAAGGSTRLDRVSRRHLDTLVATWRKRGLSDRSIDTYTRHLKAALGKAADWEIIKENPLGQVKIPRRKPKVRPHIPPEEIERFLGGIEDLTWRRIVALYCATGRRRQELLYLESDMVDMKRRRYCVDRSKTDESEGWYPMTPAAFAAFEAMAPFPEGYLLPRMHPDTMSHRIKEHLVAAGYPRVSLHGLRVSFAARYLSAGGSLTVLQRMLGHADFGTTQDHYATLVPGYLEEEASRVSFAVDLQGLLRVVK, encoded by the coding sequence GTGGAGCTGGCACGCGGAAAGAAGCGCAGCCTCCGGACCAAAGACCGCACGGAAGCGGAACGCCGCTTCAAGCTTCTCCAGCGCGAAATCGCCATGGGCAAGCTCGTGGTCATGGAACGCGGCACGACAAAGACCCTCAAGGAATTCCGCGATGAATACGTGGAATGGGCAGAGAATGGCGGCCAGACGCATGCCACGTCCAGGATGAACCGCATGGCCCTGGACATGCTCATTGACGCGGCTGGAGGATCTACGCGCTTGGACAGGGTATCCCGCAGGCATCTCGACACGCTGGTGGCCACCTGGCGCAAACGCGGCCTTTCCGACAGGAGCATCGACACGTACACGCGTCATCTCAAGGCCGCCCTCGGCAAGGCAGCGGACTGGGAGATCATCAAAGAAAATCCCCTCGGCCAGGTGAAGATCCCGCGCCGCAAGCCCAAGGTTCGGCCGCACATTCCGCCCGAGGAAATCGAGCGCTTCCTGGGCGGAATCGAGGATCTGACATGGCGGCGCATCGTGGCCCTCTACTGCGCCACCGGGCGTAGGCGCCAGGAGCTGCTCTATCTGGAATCGGACATGGTGGACATGAAGCGCCGCCGGTATTGCGTGGATCGCTCCAAGACGGACGAATCAGAGGGCTGGTACCCCATGACCCCTGCGGCCTTCGCCGCCTTCGAGGCCATGGCCCCGTTCCCCGAGGGCTACCTCCTCCCGCGCATGCACCCGGACACCATGAGCCACCGGATCAAGGAGCACCTTGTCGCGGCTGGGTACCCGCGCGTCTCGCTCCATGGATTGCGCGTCTCCTTCGCGGCGCGGTACCTCTCGGCCGGAGGCAGCCTCACGGTGCTGCAGCGCATGCTCGGCCATGCCGACTTCGGAACCACCCAGGACCATTACGCCACCCTTGTGCCCGGCTACCTTGAGGAAGAGGCCTCCCGCGTCTCCTTCGCCGTGGATCTGCAGGGCCTCCTCCGCGTCGTGAAATAG
- a CDS encoding YkgJ family cysteine cluster protein — protein MPPGRAMPVDVTPFRVRFPDEAALPWLAPLLDAYALMDAAMHAAAREERGRTGRAPACGPGCAHCCRQPVPASEAELRGLAWYAAKTLRGPARARVAEALRGLRLQSPCPFLLDGACAVYALRPLACREFVVLGRPCAAREDPTTARPDDMLLPPPAAQRGALRLLLPRGVLSEEKQGLHGEDGEKGENGKAARARALLAASRPLQRADWRKLIRVLAASG, from the coding sequence ATGCCCCCAGGCCGCGCCATGCCCGTGGACGTCACGCCGTTCCGGGTCCGTTTCCCCGACGAGGCGGCCCTGCCCTGGCTCGCGCCCCTGCTCGACGCCTACGCCCTGATGGACGCGGCCATGCACGCCGCGGCGCGCGAGGAGCGGGGACGGACCGGCCGCGCCCCCGCCTGCGGCCCGGGCTGCGCCCATTGCTGTCGCCAGCCCGTCCCGGCCTCCGAGGCCGAGCTCAGGGGCCTTGCCTGGTACGCGGCCAAGACCCTGCGCGGCCCTGCCCGTGCCCGGGTGGCCGAGGCCCTGCGCGGCTTGCGCCTGCAAAGCCCCTGCCCCTTCCTGCTGGACGGCGCCTGCGCGGTCTATGCGCTGCGCCCGCTGGCCTGCCGGGAATTCGTGGTCCTCGGCCGACCCTGCGCCGCGCGCGAGGACCCCACGACGGCCAGGCCGGACGACATGCTCCTGCCGCCGCCCGCGGCGCAGCGCGGCGCGCTGCGCCTGCTCCTGCCGCGCGGCGTGCTTTCCGAGGAAAAGCAAGGGCTTCACGGGGAAGACGGGGAGAAGGGAGAGAACGGGAAGGCCGCGCGGGCGCGGGCGCTGCTTGCGGCCTCGCGTCCCCTGCAGCGCGCCGACTGGCGGAAGCTGATCCGGGTCCTGGCGGCTTCGGGCTAG
- a CDS encoding DUF5420 family protein — MQSKFYIGEGDEAAKLIASLDQALASFSKAREETCSVFGFDGVLSRELPLGGVTVVGFWTKDDIEVGQRTSRGVLPQSMSGDGHGWRPDMRTKTGKILKAALTELNDKTVDYSVYLTRSLGIGFHAAFNGRLYISVAGAVGGKVLAKVPQRDYSDTTAPTPPQWMREVKESEFLAAQGR, encoded by the coding sequence TGCAGAGCAAGTTCTACATCGGCGAAGGAGACGAAGCAGCCAAGCTCATCGCATCCCTTGACCAAGCCTTGGCGAGTTTCAGCAAAGCGAGGGAAGAGACGTGTTCCGTCTTTGGGTTCGACGGCGTTCTTTCTCGAGAACTACCCCTCGGTGGAGTAACCGTCGTCGGCTTCTGGACAAAGGATGACATCGAGGTAGGACAGCGCACCTCCAGGGGCGTTCTCCCTCAGTCCATGTCCGGAGATGGCCACGGCTGGCGACCGGACATGAGGACCAAGACGGGCAAGATATTGAAGGCGGCGCTCACGGAGTTGAACGACAAAACAGTCGATTACTCCGTCTACCTGACCAGGAGCCTCGGCATCGGGTTCCACGCCGCGTTCAATGGGAGGCTTTACATCTCCGTGGCCGGAGCTGTCGGAGGGAAGGTACTCGCAAAAGTCCCGCAACGCGACTACAGCGACACCACGGCGCCAACCCCGCCGCAGTGGATGCGCGAGGTCAAGGAATCCGAATTCCTGGCCGCGCAGGGGAGGTAG
- a CDS encoding PEP/pyruvate-binding domain-containing protein has protein sequence MPRFLDFFRRKAAAGPHDGEPGPLERKYGLFKSLLAGNNQALELMTDLERLVYEGRSFVLDDALALAETLMGAVYDIVEDLNALGGGRWPGLFDRAESIGVSALQALTRHRSFSSPDLVLPLVQLSLEQLGEVGGKAANLGEVGNRVGLPTPRGFAVTASAAAAFLRAGGLGEGVHRLLAGVDIADTEALEAACAEAGRRITAAPLPAELSAALDAAGADMARTFGPDVRLAVRSSAACEDSEASFAGQHATVLGVAPGGLSRAWREVVASAWTPRAVFYRRSKGYSDQDVMMSVLVLTMIDARASGVLYTADPNAAQGGGRGDTESRADDVLVSAAFGLGLGVVDGSQPSDFWRVRRASRAVAVEEIAHKDTALRLASAGGSNDQGIVGQAVPDAQAGLPALSRAQVATLADYALRLEEHYGAPLDVEWAMDGDGRMYVLQARPLARAQRAVEAEACAYLPGRVPLLSGGQSASPGTAAGPAYVVRADHHLHDVPPGAILVARQTSPAYVAFMGRVAGIVTDVGSVTGHMASVAREFGIPTLVGTGQATALVRHGEEVTLDASGRVVYAGRVEALLSERRPVNLMKGSPVYKAVQEALSHIAPLNLVDPEREDFSPDSCRTLHDIIRFAHEMAMREMFDIAEELAEGDEPQGRGAVPLFTGLPMRVLVVDLGGGLAPRKDKRLAQVDEVLSVPFAAMLKGMRHPDVRWHGTPGVNLAGFASIVAESVFRDPVQEGRMGEANYAVISAEYMNFNGRLGYHFATVDAYCGPAINDNYVTFSFKGGAADVGRRTRRAALIGALLLRLGFKVAQRGDWIKAEMKKYDAAQLCAKLDQLGRLLGSVRLLDMVLADDAQIDWYVEEFFKGNYAFERPPLERTGG, from the coding sequence ATGCCCCGCTTCCTCGACTTCTTCCGCCGCAAGGCGGCAGCCGGACCGCACGACGGCGAGCCGGGCCCCCTGGAGCGCAAGTACGGGCTCTTCAAGAGCCTGCTCGCGGGCAACAACCAGGCCCTGGAGCTGATGACCGACCTCGAGCGCCTGGTCTACGAGGGGCGCTCCTTCGTCCTGGACGACGCCCTGGCCCTGGCCGAGACGCTCATGGGCGCGGTCTACGACATCGTCGAGGACCTGAACGCCCTGGGAGGCGGCCGCTGGCCCGGGCTCTTCGACCGCGCCGAGTCCATCGGCGTGTCCGCCCTGCAGGCGCTCACGCGCCACCGTTCCTTCAGCTCCCCCGATCTCGTGCTGCCCCTCGTGCAGCTCTCCCTGGAACAGCTCGGCGAGGTGGGCGGCAAGGCCGCGAACCTGGGCGAGGTGGGCAACCGCGTGGGGCTTCCCACGCCGCGCGGCTTCGCCGTGACCGCCTCGGCCGCTGCCGCCTTCCTGCGCGCTGGCGGACTCGGGGAGGGCGTCCACCGGCTGCTCGCGGGCGTGGACATCGCGGACACCGAGGCCCTGGAGGCCGCCTGCGCCGAGGCCGGGCGGCGCATCACGGCGGCGCCCCTGCCCGCGGAGCTGTCCGCGGCCCTGGACGCCGCCGGGGCGGACATGGCCCGCACCTTCGGCCCGGACGTGCGCCTCGCCGTGCGCTCCTCGGCCGCCTGCGAGGATTCCGAGGCCTCCTTCGCCGGGCAGCACGCCACGGTGCTCGGCGTGGCGCCGGGCGGGCTCTCCCGCGCCTGGCGCGAGGTCGTGGCCAGCGCCTGGACCCCGCGCGCGGTCTTCTACCGCCGCAGCAAGGGCTACTCCGACCAGGACGTGATGATGAGCGTGCTGGTCCTGACCATGATCGACGCGCGCGCAAGCGGCGTGCTCTACACGGCGGACCCCAACGCCGCGCAGGGCGGCGGCCGGGGCGACACGGAGAGCAGGGCGGACGACGTGCTCGTCTCCGCGGCCTTCGGGCTCGGGCTCGGCGTGGTGGACGGTTCGCAGCCCTCGGATTTCTGGCGCGTGCGCCGGGCCTCGCGCGCCGTCGCGGTCGAGGAGATAGCGCACAAGGACACGGCCCTGCGCCTCGCGTCTGCGGGCGGCTCTAATGACCAGGGCATCGTCGGGCAGGCCGTACCCGACGCGCAGGCCGGGCTCCCGGCGCTTTCGCGCGCGCAGGTGGCCACTCTGGCGGACTATGCCCTGCGCCTGGAGGAGCACTACGGCGCGCCGCTCGACGTGGAGTGGGCCATGGACGGCGACGGCCGCATGTACGTGCTGCAGGCCCGCCCCCTGGCCCGGGCGCAGCGCGCGGTCGAGGCCGAGGCCTGCGCCTACCTGCCCGGCCGGGTGCCGCTGCTCTCGGGCGGGCAGTCCGCGAGCCCGGGCACGGCGGCCGGACCGGCCTACGTGGTGCGCGCCGACCACCACCTGCACGACGTGCCGCCCGGCGCCATCCTCGTGGCCCGGCAGACCTCGCCCGCCTACGTGGCCTTCATGGGCAGGGTGGCGGGCATCGTCACGGACGTGGGCAGCGTGACCGGCCACATGGCCTCGGTGGCGCGAGAGTTCGGCATCCCCACCCTGGTGGGCACCGGACAGGCCACGGCCCTTGTGCGCCACGGCGAGGAGGTCACCCTGGACGCGAGCGGCCGCGTGGTCTACGCGGGCCGGGTGGAGGCCCTGCTTTCCGAGCGCAGGCCCGTGAACCTGATGAAGGGCAGCCCGGTCTACAAGGCCGTGCAGGAGGCGCTCTCCCACATCGCCCCGCTGAACCTCGTGGACCCGGAGCGGGAGGACTTCTCGCCCGACTCCTGCCGCACCCTGCACGACATCATCCGCTTCGCCCACGAGATGGCCATGCGCGAGATGTTCGACATCGCCGAGGAGCTGGCCGAGGGCGACGAGCCGCAGGGCCGGGGCGCGGTGCCGCTCTTCACCGGGCTCCCCATGCGCGTGCTGGTCGTGGACCTGGGCGGGGGGCTGGCCCCGCGCAAGGACAAGCGCCTGGCCCAGGTGGACGAGGTGCTGAGCGTGCCTTTCGCGGCCATGCTCAAGGGCATGCGCCATCCCGACGTGCGCTGGCACGGCACGCCCGGGGTGAACCTGGCGGGCTTCGCCTCCATCGTGGCCGAGTCGGTCTTCCGCGATCCCGTGCAGGAGGGCCGCATGGGCGAGGCCAACTACGCCGTGATCTCGGCGGAATACATGAATTTCAACGGACGGCTCGGCTACCACTTCGCCACCGTGGACGCCTACTGCGGCCCGGCCATCAACGACAACTACGTGACCTTCTCCTTCAAGGGCGGGGCCGCGGACGTGGGGCGGCGCACGCGGCGCGCGGCGCTCATCGGCGCGCTCCTGCTGCGCCTGGGCTTCAAGGTGGCGCAGCGCGGCGACTGGATCAAGGCGGAGATGAAGAAGTACGACGCGGCGCAGCTGTGCGCCAAGCTCGACCAGCTCGGTCGCCTGCTCGGCTCTGTGCGCCTCTTGGACATGGTGCTCGCGGACGACGCGCAGATCGACTGGTACGTGGAGGAGTTCTTCAAGGGCAACTACGCCTTCGAACGACCCCCGCTGGAGAGGACCGGAGGTTGA
- a CDS encoding ATP-binding protein produces the protein MDTPRVRRRNLRGLLSRAPLRVVFTAPIVALIVATAALVAWVTLSDVKPAVEDVARQQRSEILTRVDERLRAFLAVPQAVDAENLAAMRSGLLDLADPLTRQRFFADQVRTHPGILYSFFGTAEGEFYGARRLPDGEVQIVQAGPETGGDSRYFSIDAKGHALALRQTYRNFDPRTRPWYRAGEAAHAPAWSPIYRHFTIKDMALTAALPVYDAEGRLLGVFGADYVLSGIHDFLAGIKVSSHGELFVMERDGDLVAASRLPPEGLFHEQNGKAVRVRAENCGLPLVEAAARSLAVAAGSLGEVRGEIFDDMELNGRRNFLQAKSFSDGHGLDWLVVAVVPASDVLGGIDRNLRNTLLLCIVAVVLAGLAGALVSARIARPVEMLARAAEAYSRGQWDYPVDVAREDEIGHLARTFTDMAGQLKESFATLEHKVEERTAELSLANGRLRAIFEAIPGRVLVMDREQRVTDIGDKMLGFLDRPRGEVLGRPCHEVLKNRPRRCPECLLDLENPSAGVLSRQSSPEEEAIMGMAFKAYCAPIRDDSGKVWGYIECLMDVSDLRSMEAALKSAKDEAETASRAKSRFLAAMSHEIRTPMNAIIGLTEEVLRSSLDGGQRDHLETVRDAADHLLLVINDILDLSRIEAMGLTLDDSDFLLHELLASVVRTMQVQAGRKGLELVLDVAPDLPPAVHGDGGRLRQVLVNLVGNAVKFTEKGEVRIRVERAAPGRAEADGTGGEGAQGNGRTPVAFNVADTGPGILPERLPEIFEPFRQAADGPLRARGGTGLGLAISREIVDKMGGRIWAESEPGRGSTFRFVVPLASGDEALAARNRHREETVAAERPLSLLLCEDNRVNVKVAVAMLGHLGHRVRVAGSGRETLAVLSGESFDAVLMDLEMPDMDGLEATRRIRAGEAGEAARTTPVVAMTAHVVAEYRSLCAQAGMDGFVAKPVSRADLAQVLEQVTAGRAPAVAAPCIEPPAVRVFTGAVSGGAVPGGAATDAKVAGGDGREGAALAVLDTACLLGRVDNDMSFVCEVYRMALSTMPDKLSSLAEALAAGDGEAAVRLAHSLKGECGTLAAQRGQEAAHKVERAVRAGDLAAARTFLSDLRREVRELLDAAREYLGSQVRDMA, from the coding sequence ATGGACACGCCGCGCGTCCGGCGCAGGAACCTGCGTGGACTGCTGAGCAGAGCACCGCTGCGCGTGGTCTTCACCGCGCCCATCGTGGCCCTGATCGTGGCCACGGCCGCGCTCGTGGCCTGGGTGACGCTGTCCGACGTCAAGCCCGCCGTGGAGGACGTGGCGCGACAGCAGCGCTCCGAGATCCTGACGCGCGTGGACGAGCGGCTGCGCGCCTTCCTCGCCGTGCCCCAGGCGGTGGACGCGGAAAACCTGGCCGCCATGCGCTCCGGCCTGCTCGACCTCGCCGACCCCCTGACCCGGCAGCGCTTCTTCGCCGACCAGGTCAGGACCCATCCCGGCATCCTCTACTCCTTCTTCGGCACCGCAGAGGGTGAATTCTACGGCGCGCGCCGCCTGCCCGACGGCGAGGTGCAGATCGTGCAGGCCGGGCCGGAGACGGGCGGCGACTCGCGGTACTTCTCCATCGACGCGAAGGGCCACGCCCTGGCCCTGCGCCAGACCTACAGGAACTTCGATCCCCGCACCCGGCCCTGGTACAGGGCGGGCGAGGCGGCCCACGCCCCGGCCTGGAGCCCCATCTACCGCCACTTCACGATCAAGGACATGGCGCTCACCGCCGCGCTGCCCGTCTACGATGCCGAAGGCAGGCTGCTCGGGGTCTTCGGCGCGGACTACGTGCTCTCGGGCATCCACGACTTCCTGGCCGGGATCAAGGTCAGCAGCCACGGCGAACTCTTCGTCATGGAGCGCGACGGCGACCTGGTGGCCGCCTCCCGGCTACCGCCCGAGGGGCTGTTCCACGAGCAGAACGGCAAGGCCGTGCGCGTGCGCGCGGAGAACTGCGGCCTGCCCCTGGTGGAGGCGGCCGCGCGCAGCCTCGCGGTCGCGGCCGGAAGCCTCGGCGAGGTGCGCGGCGAGATCTTCGACGACATGGAGCTGAACGGCCGACGCAACTTCCTGCAGGCCAAGTCCTTCTCCGACGGCCACGGCCTGGACTGGCTGGTTGTGGCCGTGGTCCCGGCCTCGGACGTGCTCGGCGGCATCGACCGCAACCTGCGCAACACCCTGCTCCTGTGCATCGTGGCCGTGGTCCTGGCGGGGCTGGCCGGGGCGCTCGTCTCGGCGCGCATCGCCCGGCCCGTGGAGATGCTCGCCCGGGCGGCCGAGGCCTATTCGCGCGGGCAGTGGGACTATCCCGTGGACGTGGCGCGCGAGGACGAGATCGGCCATCTGGCCCGGACCTTCACGGACATGGCCGGGCAGCTCAAGGAATCCTTCGCCACCCTGGAGCACAAGGTGGAGGAGCGCACCGCAGAGCTCTCCCTGGCCAACGGCCGCCTGCGCGCCATCTTCGAGGCCATTCCGGGCCGCGTCCTGGTCATGGACCGCGAGCAGCGGGTGACGGACATCGGGGACAAGATGCTGGGCTTCCTGGACCGGCCCCGCGGAGAGGTCCTGGGCCGCCCCTGCCACGAGGTCCTGAAGAACAGGCCGCGGCGGTGCCCGGAGTGCCTGCTCGACCTGGAGAACCCGTCGGCCGGGGTCCTCTCCCGGCAGTCCTCGCCCGAGGAGGAGGCCATCATGGGCATGGCCTTCAAGGCCTACTGCGCCCCGATCCGCGACGACTCGGGCAAGGTCTGGGGCTACATCGAGTGCCTCATGGACGTCTCGGACCTGCGCTCCATGGAGGCCGCGCTCAAGTCGGCCAAGGACGAGGCCGAGACCGCGAGCCGCGCCAAGAGCCGCTTCCTGGCCGCCATGAGCCACGAGATCCGCACCCCCATGAACGCCATCATCGGCCTCACCGAGGAGGTCCTGCGCTCTTCCCTGGACGGGGGCCAGCGCGACCACCTGGAGACCGTGCGCGACGCGGCCGACCACCTGCTGCTGGTGATCAACGACATCCTCGACCTCTCGCGCATCGAGGCCATGGGCCTCACCCTCGACGACTCGGACTTCCTGCTGCACGAGCTCCTGGCCTCGGTGGTCAGGACCATGCAGGTCCAGGCCGGGCGCAAGGGCCTCGAGCTCGTGCTGGACGTGGCCCCGGACCTGCCTCCGGCCGTGCATGGGGACGGCGGCAGGCTGCGCCAGGTGCTGGTCAACCTGGTGGGCAACGCGGTCAAGTTCACGGAGAAGGGCGAGGTGCGCATCCGCGTGGAGCGGGCCGCGCCAGGCAGGGCCGAGGCGGACGGGACGGGCGGGGAAGGCGCGCAGGGAAACGGCCGGACGCCCGTTGCCTTCAACGTCGCGGACACCGGCCCCGGCATTCTCCCCGAGCGGCTGCCCGAGATCTTCGAGCCCTTCCGCCAGGCCGCGGACGGGCCCTTGCGCGCCAGGGGGGGCACGGGCCTCGGCCTGGCCATCTCGCGCGAGATCGTGGACAAGATGGGCGGCCGCATCTGGGCCGAGAGCGAGCCCGGCCGGGGCAGCACCTTCCGCTTCGTCGTCCCGCTCGCCTCTGGCGACGAGGCGCTGGCCGCGCGCAACCGCCACCGCGAGGAGACCGTGGCGGCCGAGCGCCCGCTCTCCCTGCTCCTGTGCGAGGACAACCGGGTCAACGTCAAGGTGGCCGTGGCCATGCTCGGCCACCTGGGGCACCGCGTGCGCGTGGCCGGGAGCGGCCGGGAGACGCTCGCGGTCCTGTCCGGGGAGAGCTTCGACGCCGTGCTCATGGACCTGGAGATGCCGGACATGGACGGGCTCGAGGCCACGCGGCGCATCCGCGCCGGGGAGGCGGGCGAGGCGGCCCGCACCACCCCGGTGGTGGCCATGACCGCGCACGTGGTCGCCGAATACCGCTCCCTGTGCGCGCAGGCGGGCATGGACGGCTTCGTGGCCAAGCCCGTGAGCCGTGCGGATCTCGCCCAGGTTCTGGAGCAGGTCACGGCCGGTCGCGCGCCCGCGGTCGCGGCCCCGTGCATCGAGCCCCCGGCGGTGCGCGTCTTCACTGGCGCAGTTTCAGGCGGCGCAGTTCCGGGCGGCGCGGCGACGGACGCGAAGGTCGCGGGCGGGGACGGACGGGAGGGCGCGGCCCTGGCCGTGCTCGACACGGCCTGCCTGCTCGGCCGCGTGGACAACGACATGAGCTTCGTGTGCGAGGTCTACCGCATGGCGCTCTCGACCATGCCGGACAAGCTCTCCTCCCTGGCCGAGGCCCTGGCCGCAGGCGACGGGGAGGCGGCCGTGCGCCTGGCCCATTCGCTCAAGGGCGAGTGCGGCACCCTGGCCGCGCAGCGGGGGCAGGAGGCCGCGCACAAGGTGGAGCGCGCGGTGCGGGCGGGCGACCTCGCGGCCGCCAGGACGTTCCTCTCCGACCTGCGCCGCGAGGTGCGGGAGCTTCTGGACGCCGCCCGGGAGTATCTGGGCAGCCAGGTCAGGGACATGGCCTAG
- a CDS encoding polysaccharide deacetylase family protein, translated as MIHVLTSGRARAGLFLAAALFLLLCAGPAAPGALAAQPAKPKAAVALVVDDYPHMDVWLGLTKACDVYGLKATLALNTARVSPEDWKILAERVAKGHEIASHTRDHVPLVADDAVTVRYWRNGAKAAWASVAQGHLRFFVDNPAAPVLDLDLSQDGPTPDLRAVVDAVNRTPGFAAQLVNPYYAAIRSSFLAPAEHTDIFFKAGFAPLFVDPREVVRYELGESKRDIEANIPGYTCRDVIYPFLSNNRTTRTVARELGYECGRTGEQGNLVLAGGKPYDVFRIWADKPKSLFGPSTSAPDFAARVHAFLDKLKKEHAAGCIYSHGAEEYSPAEWAALLKVLTTDPEVEITTLHGLYEFVRASCALTADGTYVLKR; from the coding sequence ATGATCCATGTCCTGACGTCCGGGCGCGCGCGCGCCGGGCTCTTCCTCGCCGCGGCGCTGTTCCTGCTCCTTTGCGCCGGACCGGCCGCGCCGGGCGCCCTGGCCGCCCAGCCCGCGAAGCCCAAGGCCGCCGTGGCCCTGGTCGTGGACGACTATCCGCACATGGACGTCTGGCTCGGCCTGACCAAGGCCTGTGACGTTTACGGGCTCAAGGCCACCCTGGCCCTGAACACGGCCAGGGTCTCGCCCGAGGACTGGAAGATCCTGGCCGAGCGCGTGGCCAAGGGCCACGAGATCGCCTCGCACACCCGCGACCACGTCCCCCTGGTCGCGGACGACGCCGTCACCGTGCGCTACTGGAGAAACGGCGCCAAGGCCGCCTGGGCCAGCGTGGCCCAGGGCCATCTGCGCTTCTTCGTGGACAATCCGGCCGCGCCCGTGCTCGACCTGGACCTCTCCCAGGACGGCCCCACGCCGGACCTGCGCGCCGTGGTGGACGCCGTCAACCGCACCCCGGGCTTCGCGGCCCAGCTCGTGAACCCGTACTACGCCGCCATCCGCTCCTCCTTCCTGGCCCCGGCCGAGCACACGGACATCTTCTTCAAGGCGGGCTTCGCCCCGCTGTTCGTGGACCCCAGGGAGGTCGTGCGCTACGAGCTCGGCGAGTCCAAGCGCGACATCGAGGCCAACATCCCGGGCTACACCTGTCGCGACGTCATCTACCCCTTCCTGTCCAACAACAGGACCACGCGCACCGTGGCCAGGGAGCTCGGCTACGAGTGCGGCCGCACGGGCGAGCAGGGCAACCTGGTGCTGGCGGGCGGCAAGCCCTACGACGTCTTCCGCATCTGGGCGGACAAGCCCAAGAGCCTCTTCGGCCCGAGCACCTCGGCCCCGGACTTCGCGGCGCGCGTGCACGCCTTCCTGGACAAGCTGAAGAAGGAGCACGCCGCGGGCTGCATCTACTCCCACGGCGCGGAGGAGTATTCCCCGGCGGAGTGGGCCGCCCTGCTCAAGGTCCTGACCACGGACCCCGAGGTGGAGATCACCACCCTGCACGGGCTCTACGAGTTCGTGCGGGCGAGCTGCGCGCTCACGGCGGACGGCACCTACGTGCTGAAGCGCTGA